One window of Gloeothece citriformis PCC 7424 genomic DNA carries:
- a CDS encoding DUF3318 domain-containing protein yields MNLDSEISRLLDLMPASGRMLTRIVSKPQQTKVIDFTFPLPWQRGTRYIYINFDLLRRLSRPQRDLILLRAVSVLINVQWFKPNIYQGITVAALVGLTVELIQTDAVGIVIAGGLTTLAVNQIWRNNRSVQRELDADEAAIKVALRRGYSETEAALQLLSGIEAVAQLEGRSSLSFSELIRCQNLKAIANISPIGVPDSVKQE; encoded by the coding sequence ATGAACCTAGACTCTGAAATCAGTCGTTTACTGGATCTGATGCCTGCCTCTGGACGGATGTTAACTCGGATCGTTAGCAAGCCGCAACAGACAAAGGTTATTGACTTCACCTTTCCCTTGCCCTGGCAGCGAGGAACTCGATATATTTATATAAATTTTGATTTATTGCGACGGTTATCACGTCCTCAACGAGATTTAATCTTGTTACGAGCCGTCAGTGTTTTAATTAATGTTCAATGGTTTAAACCCAATATTTATCAAGGGATCACAGTGGCTGCATTAGTTGGATTAACCGTAGAATTAATTCAAACCGATGCAGTCGGTATTGTGATCGCCGGAGGCTTAACGACGTTGGCGGTTAATCAAATTTGGCGCAATAACCGCAGTGTTCAACGAGAATTAGATGCCGATGAGGCCGCCATAAAAGTAGCTCTCAGACGAGGCTATAGCGAAACAGAAGCCGCCTTACAATTATTATCAGGAATAGAAGCGGTTGCTCAACTAGAAGGACGTTCTAGCTTATCTTTTAGTGAGCTAATTCGTTGTCAAAACCTTAAGGCGATCGCTAATATTTCTCCCATAGGAGTTCCCGATAGCGTCAAGCAAGAGTAA
- a CDS encoding transaldolase: protein MSQSLLDQLRQVTIVVADTGDIKAIETYTPRDATTNPSLITAAAQMPQYQEIVDDTLKKARAELGQDADAKEVATLAFDRLAVSFGLKILDIIPGRVSTEVDARLSYDTEATVNKARYLISQYEAAGVSKDRVLIKIASTWEGIKAAEILEKEGIHCNLTLLFGLHQAIACAEAGITLISPFVGRILDWYKKETGKDYAPAEDPGVQSVTQIYNYYKKFGYKTEVMGASFRNVGEICELAGSDLLTISPQLLEQLKNTEGELPRKLDPATAASLDIEKISIDRATFDKMHADDRMAHEKLDEGIKGFTKALEVLEQLLADRLARLEGEEKVDHAAHEIFGVYDLDGDGFVTREEWAGTDAVFDALDSNHDGKISVEEIVAGLGAAHRLASVG, encoded by the coding sequence ATGTCACAATCGTTACTCGATCAACTTCGGCAAGTTACCATCGTCGTTGCAGATACCGGAGATATTAAAGCGATCGAAACTTATACCCCCCGCGATGCCACCACGAACCCCTCGTTAATTACCGCAGCCGCCCAAATGCCCCAGTATCAAGAAATTGTCGATGATACCCTCAAAAAAGCTCGGGCAGAATTAGGACAAGATGCAGACGCAAAAGAGGTTGCCACTTTAGCATTCGATCGTCTAGCGGTTTCTTTTGGCTTAAAAATTCTCGATATCATCCCTGGACGAGTCTCAACGGAAGTCGATGCCCGTTTATCCTATGATACCGAAGCAACGGTCAATAAAGCCCGTTATTTAATCTCTCAATACGAAGCCGCCGGCGTGTCTAAAGACCGGGTATTAATCAAAATTGCTTCCACTTGGGAAGGGATTAAAGCCGCCGAAATTCTGGAAAAAGAAGGCATTCACTGTAATTTAACTTTACTGTTTGGACTTCATCAGGCGATCGCTTGTGCAGAAGCTGGTATTACCCTCATTTCTCCCTTTGTAGGACGGATTTTAGACTGGTACAAGAAAGAAACGGGCAAAGATTACGCCCCGGCAGAAGATCCGGGGGTACAGTCTGTGACTCAAATCTACAACTACTACAAAAAATTTGGCTACAAAACCGAAGTCATGGGGGCAAGTTTCCGTAATGTTGGGGAAATTTGTGAGTTAGCGGGATCGGATTTATTAACTATTTCTCCTCAATTGTTAGAACAGTTGAAAAACACGGAAGGAGAATTACCCCGCAAGTTAGATCCTGCCACTGCTGCTAGTTTAGATATTGAGAAAATCTCGATCGATCGGGCAACATTTGATAAAATGCACGCAGACGATCGCATGGCTCATGAGAAACTCGACGAAGGCATCAAAGGGTTTACCAAAGCCTTAGAAGTGTTAGAACAGTTATTAGCCGATCGTTTAGCCCGTCTTGAAGGAGAGGAAAAAGTCGATCATGCCGCTCATGAAATTTTTGGGGTGTATGATCTTGATGGAGATGGGTTTGTTACCCGTGAAGAATGGGCGGGTACGGATGCAGTATTTGATGCTTTAGATAGCAATCATGATGGAAAAATCTCCGTTGAGGAAATTGTTGCCGGCTTAGGCGCTGCCCATCGATTAGCATCAGTAGGTTAG
- the tnpA gene encoding IS200/IS605-like element ISCysp14 family transposase: MSFRKPRKSSHSVFSVRLHFVFVTHYRRKVITTPMLERLREMIWQVSRKLDCEVLEFSGEADHIHILLDFHPKNSISAVAGCLKSSTARTMKKDFPEQIKKFYWGKVAFWSNSYYVASAGGAPIEKLKEYIKNQDSPKD, translated from the coding sequence ATGTCATTTCGGAAGCCAAGAAAAAGTTCTCATAGTGTTTTTAGTGTGCGGTTACACTTTGTTTTTGTTACTCACTATCGAAGGAAAGTTATAACCACTCCTATGTTAGAAAGGTTGAGAGAGATGATTTGGCAAGTATCTAGAAAATTAGATTGTGAAGTCCTTGAGTTTTCGGGGGAGGCTGACCATATACATATCTTGCTAGATTTCCATCCCAAAAACTCTATATCTGCTGTAGCAGGTTGTCTTAAAAGTTCTACGGCAAGAACTATGAAAAAAGATTTTCCTGAGCAAATTAAAAAATTTTATTGGGGAAAAGTTGCTTTTTGGTCAAACTCTTATTATGTGGCTTCTGCTGGGGGTGCGCCTATCGAGAAGTTAAAAGAATATATAAAAAATCAGGACTCACCAAAAGATTAG
- a CDS encoding orange carotenoid protein N-terminal domain-containing protein: MTYTKNPTTEKALEQFFSYDTDTKLALLWYGYLDIKDNLQPAPPNSVEVMGKTLYDNVCNLPKEEQLQAQRDMIEGAASDISRLYQALDIGARIEAWLLLAQGMEKGTIIQVPSDYELPENTEEFKDTIKQVDFEERINFMRSAVMRMG; the protein is encoded by the coding sequence ATGACTTACACAAAAAACCCAACAACAGAAAAAGCTTTAGAGCAATTCTTTAGTTATGATACCGATACTAAACTAGCTTTACTATGGTACGGTTACTTAGACATCAAAGATAACTTACAACCTGCTCCCCCTAATTCCGTAGAAGTCATGGGGAAAACCCTTTATGATAATGTTTGTAATTTACCCAAAGAAGAACAATTACAAGCTCAACGAGATATGATCGAAGGTGCGGCTAGTGATATTAGTCGTCTGTATCAAGCATTAGACATCGGGGCTAGAATCGAAGCATGGCTATTATTAGCTCAAGGAATGGAAAAAGGTACAATTATTCAAGTTCCTTCTGATTACGAACTCCCCGAAAATACCGAAGAATTTAAAGACACCATTAAGCAAGTAGACTTTGAAGAAAGAATTAACTTCATGCGTAGTGCTGTCATGAGAATGGGCTAA
- a CDS encoding CPBP family intramembrane glutamic endopeptidase, translating to MAIATHKINFWKSLLTLYLIGFIGILSLLLILIPQIEQLITENPQLLETPVFILALLSLITPSILLAISVVIGLLLAPKLSFRSYIVEFCTNQSLKFRLWDELRLGFLAGILVALLIVGLEIIFRLYIIELNQLETLTIFGLNKILVGVLYGGLTEELLLRWGFMTLVAWGFWRIFQKGQNQPKTGLIILAIVISSLVFGLGHLPILSTQISLTLPIIIRTIVLNTVGGLVFGWLYWRRSLETAMIAHASTHIGFAILTPLLSLL from the coding sequence ATGGCTATTGCTACCCATAAAATTAACTTTTGGAAATCTTTATTAACTCTTTATTTAATCGGATTTATCGGTATTTTATCCTTACTCCTGATACTTATTCCTCAGATTGAGCAACTTATAACTGAAAATCCCCAACTTTTAGAAACTCCCGTTTTTATTTTAGCCTTACTGAGCTTAATTACCCCTTCAATTTTACTCGCTATATCCGTTGTGATTGGTTTATTGCTTGCGCCTAAATTGAGTTTTCGGTCTTATATTGTTGAGTTTTGCACCAATCAATCTCTAAAGTTTAGACTCTGGGATGAGTTACGACTAGGCTTTTTAGCCGGAATTCTCGTCGCCTTATTAATTGTCGGATTAGAAATTATTTTTAGGCTTTATATTATTGAACTTAATCAGTTAGAAACTCTAACTATTTTTGGGTTAAATAAAATTCTAGTTGGGGTTTTGTATGGAGGCTTAACGGAAGAATTATTATTAAGATGGGGGTTTATGACCCTTGTTGCCTGGGGATTCTGGCGAATCTTTCAAAAGGGACAAAATCAGCCGAAAACGGGGTTAATTATCTTAGCTATTGTCATTTCTTCTCTTGTGTTTGGATTAGGACATTTACCCATTTTAAGCACCCAAATATCTTTAACCCTACCGATTATTATTCGGACTATTGTTCTGAATACAGTCGGGGGTTTAGTATTTGGTTGGTTATATTGGCGACGAAGTTTAGAAACTGCCATGATAGCCCATGCTAGCACTCATATTGGGTTTGCTATTTTGACTCCTTTGTTGAGTCTGCTTTGA
- a CDS encoding hybrid sensor histidine kinase/response regulator, translated as MRDEHTALTILLIDDDEVERMAVRRALKKAGIAAQFHEATDAEEALALVSQTTFDCIFLDYRLPDYDGLDLIKQLKGLGIQVPLIVLTGQGDEQIAVEMMKAGASDYLSKSRVSPETLSQTLRNALRIYQAEKEAAQANLKLRETNQLLKQQNQELERQRRQIEIQNEQLQETSRLKSQFLATMSHELRTPINAIMGFSQMLLRRYPEPLTPAQTDLVQRIFDNSKNLLTLLNDVLDFSKIEAGKLILHPHEFDLKQLVVLTTEELRSLAISKNLSLQIQVEVENPKIINDQSCLRRILVNLLSNAIKFTETGGVSVTVWELNPDLMAIAVEDTGIGIAQEHLEHIFEVFRQADQTLTRKYGGTGLGLAISESLIKMMHGKITVTSELGKGSIFQIEFPRKINH; from the coding sequence ATGAGGGACGAACACACAGCTTTGACAATTTTACTGATAGATGATGATGAGGTCGAGCGCATGGCTGTGCGTCGTGCCCTCAAAAAAGCCGGTATAGCCGCCCAATTTCATGAAGCCACCGATGCTGAAGAAGCCCTTGCTCTCGTCAGTCAAACAACATTTGACTGTATTTTCCTAGACTATCGGTTGCCGGATTATGATGGTCTTGACTTAATTAAACAGTTAAAAGGATTAGGAATTCAAGTCCCTTTGATTGTATTAACCGGTCAGGGAGATGAACAAATTGCCGTCGAAATGATGAAAGCCGGCGCATCGGATTATCTCTCTAAATCGAGAGTTTCACCAGAAACCCTTTCCCAAACCTTACGTAACGCGCTTCGGATATATCAAGCCGAAAAGGAGGCAGCACAAGCGAATTTAAAGTTGCGGGAGACTAACCAACTCCTCAAACAGCAAAATCAAGAACTCGAAAGACAACGACGACAAATCGAAATCCAAAACGAACAACTTCAAGAAACATCCCGTCTCAAATCTCAATTTTTGGCGACGATGTCCCATGAATTACGCACTCCCATTAATGCCATTATGGGATTTTCACAAATGTTACTCCGGCGCTATCCCGAACCCCTAACCCCCGCCCAAACCGATCTGGTTCAGCGTATTTTCGACAATAGCAAAAATTTGCTAACCTTACTCAATGATGTCTTAGATTTTTCTAAAATAGAAGCAGGGAAGTTAATTTTACATCCTCACGAATTCGATCTTAAACAGTTAGTCGTTTTGACTACTGAAGAACTTCGTTCTCTAGCTATCAGTAAAAATCTGAGCCTACAGATTCAAGTGGAAGTGGAAAATCCGAAAATCATTAATGATCAAAGTTGTTTGAGGCGAATTTTAGTGAATTTACTCTCTAACGCCATCAAATTTACAGAAACCGGGGGAGTATCGGTCACGGTTTGGGAACTTAACCCAGATTTAATGGCCATCGCTGTGGAAGATACAGGTATCGGTATCGCCCAAGAACATCTAGAACATATTTTTGAAGTTTTTCGTCAGGCCGATCAAACCTTAACTCGTAAGTACGGAGGAACCGGTTTAGGTCTAGCCATTTCAGAATCATTAATTAAAATGATGCACGGAAAAATTACTGTCACCAGTGAACTAGGTAAAGGCTCGATTTTTCAAATAGAATTTCCCAGAAAAATTAATCATTAA
- the recQ gene encoding DNA helicase RecQ, translated as MYQLNTLETALKQYFGYDNFRPGQREIIEEALENRDLLVIMPTGGGKSLCFQLPALLKPGVTVVVSPLISLMQDQVDALLDNGIGATFLNSSLDFSEIRSRETAILRNKIKLLYVAPERLLSEKFTPFLDTIAQQVGISAFAIDEAHCVSEWGHDFRPEYRQLRQLRKRYPNVPMFALTATATKRVQQDIILQLDLKNPGIHIASFNRTNLYYDIKPKEKRSYNQLLKYIRAHQGSGIVYCMSRRNVDEIAFRLQNDGISALPYHAGLTDEARTLNQTRFIRDDVRVMVATVAFGMGINKPDVRFVVHFDLPRNLESYYQESGRAGRDGEPAKCLLLYSLGDLKKIEYIIEQKTNPQEQKIARQQLRQVIDYAEGTECRRTIVLRYFGERFKGNCNNCDNCRHPKPVEDWTIEAQKFLSCVARCRERFGMGYIIDVLRGANRRRIEENGHHLLSTYGIGKDRTVPEWKNLGRSLIHQGLVDETTDGLPVLKLNKLSWEILRKQRSVEIAVARKSAETVIGKYNPRKAETEMLLDRLRQLRKYLADANSVAPYVVFSDSSLKLMAEKKPQTLPDFANISGVTAHKLSQYGERFISEIRDFCQEQELPVALPNNTQMITLQLYQQGLTIEEIAEQRKLKPSTIYEHFSNLIATNQPVDINQFILPVKQELIIQAIKKHGATSLKTLKENLGDNISYGEIRLVLAWMRKQN; from the coding sequence ATGTACCAGCTTAATACTCTCGAAACAGCCCTAAAACAGTATTTTGGTTATGATAACTTTCGTCCAGGACAGCGAGAGATTATCGAAGAAGCCTTAGAAAATCGAGATTTACTGGTCATTATGCCGACAGGGGGCGGAAAATCCCTCTGTTTTCAACTTCCCGCCTTACTCAAACCTGGAGTAACCGTTGTCGTCTCTCCTCTGATTTCCCTAATGCAAGACCAAGTCGACGCGCTACTCGATAATGGTATTGGAGCAACCTTTCTTAATAGTAGTTTAGATTTCTCAGAAATTCGCTCACGAGAAACCGCCATCCTCAGAAATAAAATAAAACTGCTTTATGTCGCCCCAGAAAGGCTCTTAAGCGAAAAATTTACCCCCTTTCTCGATACTATCGCTCAACAAGTCGGAATTTCTGCCTTTGCTATCGATGAAGCGCATTGTGTTTCAGAATGGGGACATGACTTCCGTCCCGAATATCGTCAACTGAGACAGCTACGGAAACGTTACCCGAATGTGCCCATGTTTGCCCTGACCGCCACAGCCACCAAACGGGTACAACAAGATATTATCCTACAATTGGACTTAAAAAATCCAGGAATCCATATCGCCAGTTTTAACCGTACCAACCTTTATTACGATATTAAACCGAAAGAAAAACGAAGCTATAACCAATTATTAAAATATATTCGCGCTCACCAAGGGTCTGGTATTGTTTATTGTATGAGTCGGCGTAATGTGGATGAAATAGCCTTTCGTCTGCAAAATGACGGCATTTCTGCTTTACCTTACCATGCCGGTTTGACCGATGAAGCAAGAACCCTCAATCAAACCCGTTTTATTCGGGATGATGTGCGGGTAATGGTAGCGACTGTCGCCTTTGGGATGGGAATTAATAAACCTGATGTGCGGTTTGTCGTCCATTTTGATTTACCCCGCAACCTAGAAAGTTATTATCAAGAGTCGGGAAGGGCAGGAAGAGACGGAGAACCGGCTAAATGTCTCTTATTGTATAGTTTAGGGGATTTAAAAAAAATTGAATATATTATCGAGCAAAAAACCAATCCCCAAGAACAAAAAATTGCTCGGCAACAATTACGACAAGTCATCGATTATGCAGAAGGAACAGAATGTCGTCGTACTATTGTTTTAAGATATTTTGGAGAAAGATTTAAAGGCAATTGTAATAATTGTGATAATTGTCGTCATCCTAAACCCGTTGAAGATTGGACAATTGAAGCTCAAAAATTTCTCTCCTGTGTGGCACGTTGTCGAGAAAGATTTGGGATGGGCTATATCATTGATGTGTTAAGAGGAGCAAATAGACGACGCATTGAAGAAAATGGTCATCATTTATTATCAACTTATGGCATCGGTAAAGATAGAACAGTCCCTGAGTGGAAAAATTTAGGACGGTCATTAATTCATCAAGGATTAGTAGACGAAACTACCGACGGTTTACCCGTCTTAAAACTGAACAAACTCAGTTGGGAAATTTTACGAAAACAACGGTCTGTAGAAATTGCTGTCGCTCGAAAATCGGCTGAAACTGTCATCGGAAAATATAATCCTAGAAAAGCCGAAACCGAAATGCTCCTAGACAGATTACGACAGTTAAGAAAATATCTTGCCGATGCTAATTCTGTTGCTCCTTATGTCGTTTTTTCCGATTCTAGCCTTAAATTAATGGCCGAAAAGAAACCCCAAACCTTACCCGATTTTGCCAATATTTCCGGAGTGACAGCCCATAAATTGAGTCAGTATGGGGAGCGATTTATTTCCGAAATCCGAGACTTTTGTCAAGAACAAGAATTACCGGTAGCCTTACCCAATAACACCCAAATGATTACCCTACAACTGTATCAGCAGGGATTAACGATAGAAGAAATTGCCGAACAACGAAAACTTAAACCCAGCACTATCTATGAACATTTCAGTAATTTGATCGCTACCAATCAACCCGTAGATATTAATCAATTTATCTTACCGGTTAAGCAAGAGTTAATCATTCAAGCGATTAAGAAACATGGAGCAACTTCTTTAAAAACTTTGAAAGAAAATTTAGGAGATAATATTAGTTATGGTGAAATTAGATTAGTTCTAGCTTGGATGAGAAAACAAAATTAA
- a CDS encoding S1 family peptidase, translating into MHYTRLIPAFLMGLVGAFIPLSTVRGISAPLEMIAQNMTVRLEGRTSVGTGVFVERQGKTYYILTSDHVVKQPGNYIIVAPDRKCYQVSSSSINRISGLDLAVIPLTSNLSYQIANLGNSDQLTPGQNVYVSGWTRVNDLLRGLVFFGSLGEITEVNSKLPQGYSITYTNLVRVGMSGGGILDEQGRLIGINGLVRYAARNSDTIVASGIGINQFLRWRSSLKKPLSSPLQEPKSCSSY; encoded by the coding sequence ATGCACTATACTCGACTTATACCGGCTTTTTTAATGGGACTTGTTGGGGCTTTTATTCCTCTATCCACAGTCAGGGGAATTTCTGCCCCCTTAGAAATGATCGCCCAAAATATGACGGTTCGTCTAGAAGGACGTACCTCCGTAGGCACTGGGGTTTTTGTGGAACGTCAGGGAAAAACTTACTACATTTTAACCAGTGATCATGTGGTCAAACAGCCGGGCAATTATATTATTGTTGCTCCCGATCGTAAATGTTATCAAGTGAGTTCTTCTTCCATTAATAGGATTTCTGGGTTAGATTTGGCAGTGATTCCCTTAACGAGTAATTTATCCTATCAAATTGCTAATTTAGGGAATTCCGATCAATTAACTCCCGGACAAAACGTTTATGTGAGTGGTTGGACTCGTGTGAATGATTTGTTGAGAGGATTGGTTTTTTTTGGTTCATTAGGGGAAATTACGGAAGTCAATTCCAAACTTCCCCAAGGGTACTCGATCACTTATACTAATTTGGTTAGAGTGGGGATGAGTGGAGGAGGAATTTTAGATGAGCAAGGGCGCTTAATTGGGATTAATGGACTTGTTCGCTATGCGGCTAGAAATTCCGATACTATTGTCGCTTCAGGCATTGGAATTAATCAATTTTTACGCTGGCGTTCTTCTTTGAAAAAACCCCTTTCGTCCCCCCTCCAAGAACCGAAATCTTGTTCTAGTTATTAG
- the folB gene encoding dihydroneopterin aldolase: MDSIQITGIKCYGYTGYFPEEQILGQWFEVDLTIWLDLTSSGTSDRLEETVDYRQAITIVKNLIKTSKLALVEKLTTQIADELLQLNRIEKVQVKLSKLAAPIPDFGGKITIDITRQRNS; this comes from the coding sequence ATGGATTCTATTCAAATTACTGGCATAAAATGTTATGGCTATACAGGGTATTTCCCCGAAGAACAAATTCTCGGACAATGGTTTGAAGTAGACCTGACTATTTGGTTAGATTTAACCTCATCTGGTACGAGCGATCGCCTAGAAGAAACCGTAGATTATCGTCAAGCGATTACCATTGTAAAAAACTTAATCAAAACTTCAAAATTGGCTCTCGTGGAAAAATTAACCACCCAAATAGCGGATGAACTTTTACAACTCAATAGAATAGAAAAGGTACAGGTAAAATTATCGAAACTCGCTGCCCCGATTCCCGATTTTGGAGGAAAAATTACCATAGATATTACTCGTCAACGAAATTCTTAA
- a CDS encoding RNA-guided endonuclease InsQ/TnpB family protein: protein MATKRITFRLYPNKAQNDKLHYWRKLHCLLYNACVYHRKTEYKKFGKSVNYFDQQNCLPEFKKCWTEYLELGSHALQATVKRVDFAFQRFFKLKLGYPRFKSSRHYKGWTYPEQAGWKIESSGHHGFLNISKLGRIKIRGKARDWGIPNTCTIMFKQGKWFASITVECNPIRPTTNTGAIGLDFGLNHAVADSNENFIENPRFLKVAQEKIKKAEKNISRKNPCL from the coding sequence ATGGCTACCAAGCGAATTACTTTTCGTCTTTATCCCAACAAAGCCCAAAATGATAAGCTACATTATTGGCGCAAGCTACATTGCTTGCTATATAATGCTTGCGTTTACCATCGTAAAACCGAGTACAAAAAATTTGGAAAAAGTGTTAACTACTTTGACCAACAAAACTGCTTACCAGAGTTTAAAAAATGTTGGACGGAATACCTAGAACTGGGTAGCCATGCACTTCAAGCAACTGTTAAACGGGTTGATTTTGCTTTTCAGAGGTTCTTTAAACTTAAATTAGGGTATCCGAGATTTAAGTCTTCTAGGCACTATAAAGGTTGGACTTATCCTGAGCAAGCTGGTTGGAAAATAGAATCTAGTGGGCATCATGGATTTTTAAACATCTCTAAACTAGGGAGAATTAAAATCAGGGGTAAAGCTAGGGATTGGGGAATACCAAACACTTGCACAATAATGTTTAAGCAAGGTAAATGGTTTGCCTCAATCACCGTAGAGTGTAACCCAATTCGTCCCACTACTAATACAGGAGCTATCGGATTAGATTTTGGCTTAAATCATGCGGTTGCTGACTCTAACGAAAATTTTATAGAAAATCCTAGATTCCTAAAAGTTGCTCAAGAAAAGATTAAAAAGGCTGAAAAAAACATTAGCAGAAAGAATCCATGTTTGTGA
- a CDS encoding hybrid sensor histidine kinase/response regulator, translating to MSHSLAYLRNYILAVDDNPDNLFLIKLALEQEGYRVHLVEDGLTALAQIQYAPPDLILLDVMMPGINGYEVTRRIRQNPNIPFIPILLITAYEEPSLVQGLDVGADEFIRKPVQIDELQARVRSLLRLKHSIDQRENFVSCLTHDLRTPLLAANRMLNLIQQGVFGDVNDQMDNAVVNIIKSNDNLLTMLNTLLEVHCYEEGQKILSFISFNWLELIDEIIAELEPLAEEKGLSLTLEVNTEIPEILGDRLEIRRVITNVISNAIKYTDEGSITVRLKQSSSGDQIIIEVEDTGIGIPPEQQDTIFERFRQGNHKRSGKGLGLYLCFQIIKAHRGTIKVQSEVDKGSIFTISLPVNNDNYE from the coding sequence ATGTCTCACTCTTTAGCTTATCTCAGAAACTATATTCTAGCAGTTGATGACAATCCTGATAATTTGTTTTTAATTAAGTTAGCCCTGGAACAAGAGGGTTACAGAGTTCATTTAGTGGAAGATGGCTTAACTGCTTTAGCACAAATTCAATATGCACCCCCAGATTTAATTTTATTAGACGTAATGATGCCAGGGATCAACGGTTATGAAGTGACTCGGCGTATTCGTCAAAATCCTAATATTCCTTTTATTCCTATTTTGTTAATTACGGCTTATGAAGAACCGAGTCTAGTTCAAGGGTTAGACGTGGGGGCGGATGAATTTATTCGTAAACCGGTTCAAATTGATGAATTACAAGCTAGAGTCCGGTCACTTTTACGGCTTAAACATAGTATCGATCAACGAGAAAATTTTGTGTCTTGTCTGACTCATGATCTGCGAACTCCTTTATTAGCCGCTAACCGAATGTTAAATTTAATTCAACAAGGGGTTTTTGGGGATGTTAATGATCAGATGGATAACGCGGTTGTAAATATCATTAAAAGCAATGATAATTTATTAACCATGTTGAACACTCTGTTAGAAGTTCACTGTTATGAAGAAGGACAAAAAATTCTCAGTTTTATTTCCTTTAATTGGCTAGAATTAATTGACGAAATTATTGCCGAACTTGAGCCATTAGCCGAGGAAAAAGGGTTAAGTTTAACTCTAGAAGTTAATACTGAAATACCAGAAATTTTGGGCGATCGCCTAGAAATTAGACGGGTTATCACTAACGTCATTAGTAATGCAATTAAATATACTGATGAGGGATCAATAACCGTTCGTCTCAAACAATCTTCCTCCGGCGATCAAATCATTATTGAAGTAGAAGATACAGGAATAGGTATCCCTCCCGAACAGCAAGACACCATTTTTGAACGGTTTCGTCAAGGAAATCATAAGCGATCCGGAAAAGGTTTAGGACTGTATCTTTGTTTTCAAATTATTAAAGCTCATCGAGGCACAATCAAGGTTCAATCTGAGGTCGATAAAGGGAGTATATTTACCATTTCTTTACCCGTGAATAATGATAATTATGAATGA
- a CDS encoding response regulator: protein MEGKVIHILLVEDDEVDVMNVKRAFKKNSITNPLYVAENGLEALSLLRSRDGKPSVVPQQRRLILLDLNMPKMSGIEFLQALRADNDLRKIPVIVLTTSDDEKDMVEAYNLNVAGYILKPVTFSKFSQVIATLNHYWALCEMP from the coding sequence ATGGAAGGTAAGGTGATTCATATTTTACTTGTGGAGGATGATGAAGTAGATGTAATGAACGTCAAGCGGGCTTTTAAAAAAAATAGTATTACCAACCCTCTGTATGTTGCAGAAAATGGGTTAGAAGCCCTTTCCTTGTTACGTTCCCGAGACGGCAAACCCTCTGTTGTGCCTCAACAGCGCCGTTTAATCCTATTAGATTTAAATATGCCCAAAATGAGTGGCATTGAATTTTTACAGGCGTTACGCGCCGATAACGATCTGCGAAAAATTCCTGTCATTGTGCTGACAACCTCAGATGACGAAAAGGATATGGTAGAAGCTTATAACCTCAATGTTGCTGGTTATATTCTCAAACCCGTTACTTTTTCTAAATTTTCTCAGGTTATCGCCACATTAAATCATTATTGGGCGTTGTGTGAAATGCCCTGA